One genomic region from Anopheles bellator chromosome 2, idAnoBellAS_SP24_06.2, whole genome shotgun sequence encodes:
- the LOC131208204 gene encoding threonine--tRNA ligase 1, cytoplasmic, which translates to MNDQSQLIPGIANKAKKEKQKNAAAEKAAGEASAKAAKEVKDSPEFIEHRIKIYDELMAQYREELEKKPKTPIKVTLPDGKVVEGQSWQTTPYDVARGISQGLADNTVISRVNNQLWDLDRPLEGDCKLQLLKFDDPEAQAVFWHSSAHILGEAMENRYGGHLCYGPPIENGFYYDMFLEGSGISNQDYAPLESEVKRIVKEKQPFERLEMKKSDLLRMFEYNQFKVRILNEKVTTETTTVYRCGSLIDLCRGPHVRNTGKVKALKVVKNSSTYWEGKADAETLQRLYGISFPDPKQLKEWERIQEEAAKRDHRKLGKEQELFFFHELSPGSCFFQPKGAFIYNALMNFIRAEYRKRGFQEVISPNMYNAKLWQTSGHWQHYAENMFSFESEKETFALKPMNCPGHCLIFDHRNRSWRELPLRMADFGVLHRNELSGALTGLTRVRRFQQDDAHIFCMPEQIREEITGCLDFLRHVYTVFGFTFNLVLSTRPEKYLGEVEVWNEAEKALAESLNKFGEPWKENPGDGAFYGPKIDITIMDALKRHHQCATIQLDFQLPIRFNLNYVDDNGEKKRPVIIHRAVLGSVERMIAILTENYAGKWPFWLSPRQVMVVPVGPAYDEYADKVRQRLHDAGFMVEADLDAGDTMNKKIRNAQLAQFNFILVVGDKERSSETVNVRTRDNKVHGEVTVDVLVSKLTKLRDEYVLAEDQF; encoded by the exons GCCAACAAGGCAAAGAAGGAGAAACAGAAGAATGCTGCCGCGGAGAAAG CTGCTGGAGAAGCGTCCGCGAAGGCAGCAAAGGAGGTGAAAGACAGCCCGGAATTTATCGAGCATCGTATCAAGATCTACGATGAACTGATGGCTCAGTACCGCGAGGAATTGGAAAAGAAGCCGAAAACCCCGATAAAGGTAACACTTCCGGACGGCAAGGTGGTTGAGGGACAGAGTTGGCAGACGACACCGTACGATGTAGCCCGAGGCATCAGCCAGGGGTTAGCCGATAATACCGTAATTTCGCGCGTCAACAACCAGCTGTGGGATCTGGACCGCCCGCTCGAGGGTGACTGTAAACTGCAGCTGCTCAAGTTCGACGATCCCGAGGCGCAAGCCGTCTTCTGGCACAGTTCGGCACACATTCTGGGCGAGGCGATGGAAAACCGTTACGGTGGCCACCTGTGCTATGGGCCGCCGATCGAGAATGGGTTCTACTACGACATGTTTCTCGAGGGTAGTGGCATCTCGAACCAGGACTACGCTCCGCTCGAGTCGGAAGTGAAACGAATCGTGAAGGAGAAGCAACCGTTCGAGCGGCTGGAGATGAAAAAGTCGGATCTGCTGCGCATGTTCGAGTACAACCAGTTCAAGGTTCGCATTCTTAACGAGAAGGTAACAACGGAAACAACAACCGTTTACCGGTGTGGTTCGCTGATTGATCTGTGCCGTGGGCCGCACGTGCGCAACACGGGCAAGGTAAAGGCACTGAAAGTGGTTAAAAACTCATCTACTTACTGGGAGGGTAAAGCGGACGCGGAAACGCTGCAGCGCCTTTACGGAATTTCGTTCCCGGACCCGAAGCAACTGAAAGAATGGGAACGCATTCAGGAAGAGGCCGCCAAAAGGGATCACCGGAAGCTGGGCAAGGAGCAGGAGCTGTTCTTCTTTCACGAGCTGTCCCCGGGATCGTGCTTCTTTCAGCCGAAGGGGGCCTTCATCTATAACGCGCTGATGAACTTTATTCGCGCCGAGTACCGCAAACGTGGTTTCCAGGAGGTTATCTCGCCCAACATGTACAACGCCAAGTTGTGGCAGACGTCGGGCCACTGGCAGCACTACGCCGAGAATATGTTTTCGTtcgagagcgaaaaagaaacgttcGCACTGAAACCGATGAACTGTCCCGGCCACTGTTTAATCTTCGACCATCGGAACCGATCGTGGCGTGAATTGCCACTGCGGATGGCGGACTTTGGTGTGCTGCATCGAAACGAACTTTCCGGTGCACTGACTGGATTGACACGTGTCCGTCGTTTCCAACAGGACGATGCGCACATCTTCTGCATGCCTGAGCAGATCCGCGAAGAGATTACGGGTTGTTTGGACTTTCTGCGCCACGTTTACACCGTGTTCGGATTCACCTTCAATTTGGTGCTTTCAACGCGTCCTGAAAAGTACCTCGGTGAGGTTGAGGTGTGGAACGAAGCGGAAAAAGCACTGGCCGAGTCGTTGAATAAGTTTGGCGAACCATGGAAAGAGAATCCGGGCGATGGGGCGTTCTATGGACCGAAGATCGACATTACGATCATGGATGCGCTCAAGCGTCACCATCAGTGCGCCACGATTCAGCTCGACTTTCAGTTGCCGATTCGATTCAATCTAAACTATGTCGACGATAACGGCGAGAAGAAGCGCCCGGTCATCATTCACCGTGCGGTACTCGGGTCCGTTGAACGGATGATCGCAATCCTGACGGAGAATTATGCCGGCAAGTGGCCATTCTGGCTATCGCCACGGCAAGTgatggtggttccggtgggtcCGGCGTACGACGAGTACGCTGACAAGGTTCGCCAGAGGTTGCATGACGCTGGTTTTATGGTCGAAGCGGATCTCGACGCGGGCGATACGATGAACAAGAAGATTCGAAACGCCCAACTAGCGCAGTTCAACTTTATTTTAG TGGTGGGTGATAAGGAACGCAGCTCGGAAACGGTTAATGTTCGCACGCGTGACAATAAGGTTCACGGTGAGGTCACGGTTGATGTGCTGGTGAGCAAGCTTACGAAGCTTCGTGACGAATACGTCCTCGCCGAAGATCAGTTCTAA
- the LOC131211848 gene encoding phosphatidylinositol-glycan biosynthesis class X protein — protein MYSIIHSAVLSAVLFVAIPHSSVALSAFLSVAIHNSGFHRDINYSLRFGGIGRMSCDMLIVQYLPSSIYVNTDQLIDLKRFNKISSYVPLYVDVEKPTGKSEPFTVYLYETLRREVNITLPIHFRYHDPSERKFERIQVESPTVYVQCRNVQSSKHPPRTLGTARLPCASSSDIEDYDKLAHAALCEWEELEFNNLPTVISVLIPIGNSRSYRFVLPATIVVSWIGSMYLIYVILKVGRKVNKKLL, from the exons ATGTATTCAATCATTCACTCGGCCGTCCTAAGCGCAGTGCTGTTCGTGGCTATACCTCATTCTTCGGTCGCGTTAAGTGCGTTTCTTTCCGTCGCCATTCATAACAGTGGCTTCCATCG TGACATAAATTATAGCCTTCGGTTCGGCGGCATCGGACGAATGTCTTGCGACATGCTGATCGTACAATATCTGCCCTCCTCGATCTACGTTAACACCGATCAGCTGATCGATTTAAAGCGCTTCAATAAGATCAGCAGCTACGTGCCGCTGTACGTGGATGTGGAGAAACCCACCGGCAAGTCGGAGCCGTTCACCGTGTACCTCTACGAAACGCTACGCCGTGAAGTCAACATTACTTTGCCGATTCATTTCCGCTATCACGACCCATCAGAGCGAAA ATTTGAACGCATTCAAGTGGAGAGCCCCACGGTGTACGTGCAGTGCCGTAACGTGCAATCGAGCAAACATCCCCCACGGACGTTGGGCACGGCGAGGCTGCCCTGCGCAAGCAGCTCCGACATCGAGGACTACGATAAACTGGCACACGCGGCCCTGTGCGAGTGGGAGGAGTTGGAGTTTAAT AATTTACCAACAGTGATCAGTGTGCTGATACCGATCGGGAATAGCCGCTCGTATCGTTTCGTCCTACCGGCAACGATTGTTGTCAGCTGGATCGGCAGCATGTACCTGATCTACGTGATCCTCAAAGTAGGACGAAAGGTGAACAAAAAGTTACTCTGA
- the LOC131211847 gene encoding putative inorganic phosphate cotransporter isoform X3, with product MAKNRRDEASGFGARHVQTLLLFFGLTVAYALRVNLSVAIVAMVDRHAANKDFEEFDWDERTKSLILSSFFWGYVVTQIPAGQLAQRFGPKILLLLSVGICSALAVLTPVCANVGNAKAVIALRVIQGLSQGFIFPSTHTMLSRWAPASERGRLGTLSYAGAQFGTVLMLAISGVLASSSLGWPGIFYLSGAVGLIWSVAWFFYGCNSPSEYRGIAPEEREFIESSLGSQDHNRRIVTPWLAIFTSAPMIALTIAHSAHNWGFWTLLTEMPTYMKEVLEKDIKKNALLSSLPYLVMWMLSFVFSPISDFLINRNYLTRVAGRKLFNTIGLWIPMAALLGLAFVPKGSSDLAVVLLTLAVGINSATYLGFQVNHIDLAPNHAGTMMGITNCAANVMSIIAPLIVGEVITDASDPIQWRWVFYIAAGIYFFGNLTFLIFGKADIQSWNEPESPIPHSQTNANDSDTTRRASNPNHSD from the exons ATGGCCAAGAATCGTAGAGATGAAG CGAGCGGGTTCGGTGCGCGCCATGTACAGACGTTGCTACTCTTCTTCGGGCTCACGGTGGCGTACGCGTTGCGCGTTAATCTTTCGGTCGCCATCGTGGCAATGGTCGATCGGCACGCCGCCAACAAGGACTTTGAAGAGTTCGACTGGGACGAGCGCACAAAGTCACTGATTCTGAGCAGCTTCTTCTGGGGCTACGTGGTCACGCAGATCCCGGCCGGTCAGTTGGCCCAGCGTTTCGGGCCAAAGATTCTGCTCCTGCTCTCGGTGGGCATCTGCTCAGCGCTAGCTGTCCTAACACCGGTTTGTGCCAACGTTGGCAACGCGAAG GCCGTCATTGCACTGCGTGTGATTCAGGGACTTTCTCAGGGTTTCATTTTCCCCTCGACTCACACGATGCTGTCACGCTGGGCACCGGCCTCGGAGCGTGGTCGGCTCGGAACACTGAGCTATGCGGGCGCACAATTCGGTACGGTGTTGATGCTGGCCATTAGCGGTGTTCTGGCATCGTCCTCTCTCGGGTGGCCTGGCATCTTCTACCTTTCCGGCGCCGTTGGACTGATCTGGTCGGTGGCGTGGTTCTTTTACGGTTGCAACTCTCCGTCCGAGTACCGAGGCATCGCTCCTGAGGAGCGCGAGTTTATCGAGAGTTCGCTCGGATCGCAGGATCACAACCGACGCATTGTGACGCCATGGTTGGCGATCTTCACATCGGCACCGATGATTGCGCTGACGATCGCACACAGTGCCCACAACTGGGGCTTCTGGACGTTGCTCACCGAAATGCCGACCTACATGAAGGAGGTGCTAGAGAAGGACATTAAGAAGAACGCTCTGCTTTCTTCCCTACCGTACCTTGTGATGTGGATGTTGAGCTTCGTCTTCAGTCCGATATCTGATTTCCTCATAAATCGCAACTATCTGACGCGGGTCGCTGGTCGAAAGCTGTTCAATACGATCGGCCTTTGGATCCCGATGGCGGCTCTGCTAGGTCTGGCATTCGTTCCGAAGGGAAGCTCAGACTTGGCGGTCGTTCTGCTGACGCTAGCGGTCGGTATCAATTCGGCCACCTATTTGGGCTTCCAGGTGAATCACATCGATCTGGCACCAAATCATGCTGGCACGATGATGGGAATTACGAACTGCGCTGCCAACGTTATGTCCATAATTGCGCCGCTCATCGTCGGAGAGGTGATAACGGATGCG AGCGATCCGATACAGTGGCGTTGGGTGTTTTATATTGCGGCCGGTATCTACTTTTTCGGTAATCTGACGTTCCTCATCTTCGGCAAGGCGGACATTCAGTCGTGGAATGAACCCGAATCACCCATCCCTCATTCGCAAACGAACGCAAACG ACTCTGATACTACGCGAAGAGCCAGCAACCCAAATCACAGTGATTAG
- the LOC131211847 gene encoding putative inorganic phosphate cotransporter isoform X2: MPLEWCCCWRTRHHQYRPIGTPQQPSGFGARHVQTLLLFFGLTVAYALRVNLSVAIVAMVDRHAANKDFEEFDWDERTKSLILSSFFWGYVVTQIPAGQLAQRFGPKILLLLSVGICSALAVLTPVCANVGNAKAVIALRVIQGLSQGFIFPSTHTMLSRWAPASERGRLGTLSYAGAQFGTVLMLAISGVLASSSLGWPGIFYLSGAVGLIWSVAWFFYGCNSPSEYRGIAPEEREFIESSLGSQDHNRRIVTPWLAIFTSAPMIALTIAHSAHNWGFWTLLTEMPTYMKEVLEKDIKKNALLSSLPYLVMWMLSFVFSPISDFLINRNYLTRVAGRKLFNTIGLWIPMAALLGLAFVPKGSSDLAVVLLTLAVGINSATYLGFQVNHIDLAPNHAGTMMGITNCAANVMSIIAPLIVGEVITDASDPIQWRWVFYIAAGIYFFGNLTFLIFGKADIQSWNEPESPIPHSQTNANDSDTTRRASNPNHSD, from the exons ATGCCTCTCgaatggtgctgctgctggcgaacgaGGCACCACCAGTACCGCCCGATTGGCACTCCACAACAAC CGAGCGGGTTCGGTGCGCGCCATGTACAGACGTTGCTACTCTTCTTCGGGCTCACGGTGGCGTACGCGTTGCGCGTTAATCTTTCGGTCGCCATCGTGGCAATGGTCGATCGGCACGCCGCCAACAAGGACTTTGAAGAGTTCGACTGGGACGAGCGCACAAAGTCACTGATTCTGAGCAGCTTCTTCTGGGGCTACGTGGTCACGCAGATCCCGGCCGGTCAGTTGGCCCAGCGTTTCGGGCCAAAGATTCTGCTCCTGCTCTCGGTGGGCATCTGCTCAGCGCTAGCTGTCCTAACACCGGTTTGTGCCAACGTTGGCAACGCGAAG GCCGTCATTGCACTGCGTGTGATTCAGGGACTTTCTCAGGGTTTCATTTTCCCCTCGACTCACACGATGCTGTCACGCTGGGCACCGGCCTCGGAGCGTGGTCGGCTCGGAACACTGAGCTATGCGGGCGCACAATTCGGTACGGTGTTGATGCTGGCCATTAGCGGTGTTCTGGCATCGTCCTCTCTCGGGTGGCCTGGCATCTTCTACCTTTCCGGCGCCGTTGGACTGATCTGGTCGGTGGCGTGGTTCTTTTACGGTTGCAACTCTCCGTCCGAGTACCGAGGCATCGCTCCTGAGGAGCGCGAGTTTATCGAGAGTTCGCTCGGATCGCAGGATCACAACCGACGCATTGTGACGCCATGGTTGGCGATCTTCACATCGGCACCGATGATTGCGCTGACGATCGCACACAGTGCCCACAACTGGGGCTTCTGGACGTTGCTCACCGAAATGCCGACCTACATGAAGGAGGTGCTAGAGAAGGACATTAAGAAGAACGCTCTGCTTTCTTCCCTACCGTACCTTGTGATGTGGATGTTGAGCTTCGTCTTCAGTCCGATATCTGATTTCCTCATAAATCGCAACTATCTGACGCGGGTCGCTGGTCGAAAGCTGTTCAATACGATCGGCCTTTGGATCCCGATGGCGGCTCTGCTAGGTCTGGCATTCGTTCCGAAGGGAAGCTCAGACTTGGCGGTCGTTCTGCTGACGCTAGCGGTCGGTATCAATTCGGCCACCTATTTGGGCTTCCAGGTGAATCACATCGATCTGGCACCAAATCATGCTGGCACGATGATGGGAATTACGAACTGCGCTGCCAACGTTATGTCCATAATTGCGCCGCTCATCGTCGGAGAGGTGATAACGGATGCG AGCGATCCGATACAGTGGCGTTGGGTGTTTTATATTGCGGCCGGTATCTACTTTTTCGGTAATCTGACGTTCCTCATCTTCGGCAAGGCGGACATTCAGTCGTGGAATGAACCCGAATCACCCATCCCTCATTCGCAAACGAACGCAAACG ACTCTGATACTACGCGAAGAGCCAGCAACCCAAATCACAGTGATTAG
- the LOC131211847 gene encoding putative inorganic phosphate cotransporter isoform X1, with amino-acid sequence MGSDNNATGDGKPSEVSNGTTKDLEQMKSYSGEGKSPSGFGARHVQTLLLFFGLTVAYALRVNLSVAIVAMVDRHAANKDFEEFDWDERTKSLILSSFFWGYVVTQIPAGQLAQRFGPKILLLLSVGICSALAVLTPVCANVGNAKAVIALRVIQGLSQGFIFPSTHTMLSRWAPASERGRLGTLSYAGAQFGTVLMLAISGVLASSSLGWPGIFYLSGAVGLIWSVAWFFYGCNSPSEYRGIAPEEREFIESSLGSQDHNRRIVTPWLAIFTSAPMIALTIAHSAHNWGFWTLLTEMPTYMKEVLEKDIKKNALLSSLPYLVMWMLSFVFSPISDFLINRNYLTRVAGRKLFNTIGLWIPMAALLGLAFVPKGSSDLAVVLLTLAVGINSATYLGFQVNHIDLAPNHAGTMMGITNCAANVMSIIAPLIVGEVITDASDPIQWRWVFYIAAGIYFFGNLTFLIFGKADIQSWNEPESPIPHSQTNANDSDTTRRASNPNHSD; translated from the exons aTGGGCTCAGACAACAACGCCACGGGAGACGGGAAACCGTCGGAGGTGTCCAACGGCACGACCAAGGATTTGGAGCAGATGAAATCGTACAGTGGCGAAGGCAAATCTC CGAGCGGGTTCGGTGCGCGCCATGTACAGACGTTGCTACTCTTCTTCGGGCTCACGGTGGCGTACGCGTTGCGCGTTAATCTTTCGGTCGCCATCGTGGCAATGGTCGATCGGCACGCCGCCAACAAGGACTTTGAAGAGTTCGACTGGGACGAGCGCACAAAGTCACTGATTCTGAGCAGCTTCTTCTGGGGCTACGTGGTCACGCAGATCCCGGCCGGTCAGTTGGCCCAGCGTTTCGGGCCAAAGATTCTGCTCCTGCTCTCGGTGGGCATCTGCTCAGCGCTAGCTGTCCTAACACCGGTTTGTGCCAACGTTGGCAACGCGAAG GCCGTCATTGCACTGCGTGTGATTCAGGGACTTTCTCAGGGTTTCATTTTCCCCTCGACTCACACGATGCTGTCACGCTGGGCACCGGCCTCGGAGCGTGGTCGGCTCGGAACACTGAGCTATGCGGGCGCACAATTCGGTACGGTGTTGATGCTGGCCATTAGCGGTGTTCTGGCATCGTCCTCTCTCGGGTGGCCTGGCATCTTCTACCTTTCCGGCGCCGTTGGACTGATCTGGTCGGTGGCGTGGTTCTTTTACGGTTGCAACTCTCCGTCCGAGTACCGAGGCATCGCTCCTGAGGAGCGCGAGTTTATCGAGAGTTCGCTCGGATCGCAGGATCACAACCGACGCATTGTGACGCCATGGTTGGCGATCTTCACATCGGCACCGATGATTGCGCTGACGATCGCACACAGTGCCCACAACTGGGGCTTCTGGACGTTGCTCACCGAAATGCCGACCTACATGAAGGAGGTGCTAGAGAAGGACATTAAGAAGAACGCTCTGCTTTCTTCCCTACCGTACCTTGTGATGTGGATGTTGAGCTTCGTCTTCAGTCCGATATCTGATTTCCTCATAAATCGCAACTATCTGACGCGGGTCGCTGGTCGAAAGCTGTTCAATACGATCGGCCTTTGGATCCCGATGGCGGCTCTGCTAGGTCTGGCATTCGTTCCGAAGGGAAGCTCAGACTTGGCGGTCGTTCTGCTGACGCTAGCGGTCGGTATCAATTCGGCCACCTATTTGGGCTTCCAGGTGAATCACATCGATCTGGCACCAAATCATGCTGGCACGATGATGGGAATTACGAACTGCGCTGCCAACGTTATGTCCATAATTGCGCCGCTCATCGTCGGAGAGGTGATAACGGATGCG AGCGATCCGATACAGTGGCGTTGGGTGTTTTATATTGCGGCCGGTATCTACTTTTTCGGTAATCTGACGTTCCTCATCTTCGGCAAGGCGGACATTCAGTCGTGGAATGAACCCGAATCACCCATCCCTCATTCGCAAACGAACGCAAACG ACTCTGATACTACGCGAAGAGCCAGCAACCCAAATCACAGTGATTAG
- the LOC131208813 gene encoding WD repeat and FYVE domain-containing protein 2, which translates to MAAEIKPAPRSANDRFSTTKKPELLSKLEGCNDDVNAALLIPGEDGVISVCDGKTIRVWQKRDSGQYWPSICQYMPSGCTSLCYTAETRTLFIGQENGTISQFTLSDDCNRLTPIREYLAHQARITNVTFAKHTGWILSAGRDKFFAYHSTETGERIGCYTFEAMCTAMQYDALSKYVFVGDYSGQITMLKLSGTGATMVTTMKGHSGSVRSLYWAEGPQLLFSGSQDQSVIVWDVGGKRGTTYELHGHNNKVSALSYGSNTQQLISAGEDSVIVFWEMNAMRKVTPDWVESDTCQLCTRAFFWNLRAMIDQKQIGIRQHHCRYCGKAVCDKCSTNRINIPIMGFEFDVRVCEHCHQRLKSEERPSLATFHDAKHSIVAMDLDEPRKRLLTVGQDRIIKIWDLSSIWG; encoded by the exons ATGGCGGCCGAGATAAAACCAGCGCCGAGAAGTGCGAACGACCGCTTCAGCACCACCAAAAAGCCCGAACTGCTCAGCAAACTCGAAGGTTGCAATGATGACGTGAACGCGGCGCTGCTCATTCCGGGCGAAGACGGTGTTATCAGTGTTTGTGATGGCAA AACGATACGAGTTTGGCAGAAGCGCGACTCGGGTCAATACTGGCCCTCAATCTGCCAGTATATGCCGTCCGGCTGTACCTCGCTCTGCTACACAGCGGAAACGCGCACTTTGTTTATTGGGCAAGAGAATGGGACCATCTCGCAGTTTACGCTGTCCGACGATTGCAACCGGTTAACGCCAATCCGGGAGTACTTGGCCCACCAGGCACGCATCACGAATGTCACATTCGCCAAGCACACCGGCTGGATCCTGTCCGCGGGCAGGGATAAGTTCTTCGCTTATCACAGCACCGAGACAGGAGAAAGGATCGGCTGCTACACGTTCGAGGCGATGTGTACCGCTATGCA GTATGATGCCTTATCGAAGTACGTGTTCGTCGGGGACTACAGTGGGCAAATAACGATGCTCAAACTGAGTGGTACTGGTGCAACGATGGTAACGACGATGAAAGGTCACTCGGGTTCGGTGCGTTCGTTGTACTGGGCCGAAGGACCACAGCTATTGTTCAGCGGTTCGCAGGATCAATCGGTCATTGTTTGGGATGTTGGTGGCAAGCGCGGCACGACCTATGAGCTGCACGGACACAA CAATAAGGTTTCGGCACTTTCGTACGGTTCCAACACCCAGCAGCTGATATCGGCTGGCGAAGATTCGGTGATCGTGTTCTGGGAGATGAACGCAATGCGGAAGGTAACACCGGACTGGGTCGAATCCGACACCTGCCAGCTGTGTACGCGGGCGTTCTTCTGGAATTTGCGAGCCATGATCGACCAGAAACAGATCGGCATTCGGCAGCACCATTGCCGTTACTGCGGCAAAGCAGTGTGCGACAAGTGTTCAACCAATCGGATTAACATACCGATCATGGGATTCGAGTTTGACGTGCGCGTTTGCGAGCACTGTCATCAGCGATTGAAGAGCGAAGA GCGACCCTCATTGGCAACATTCCACGATGCCAAACACAGTATCGTTGCCATGGATCTGGACGAACCTCGGAAAAGATTGCTCACCGTTGGACAAGATCGTATCATCAAAATTTGGGACCTGTCCTCCATCTGGGGTTAG
- the LOC131208206 gene encoding uncharacterized protein LOC131208206, translated as MGWNRGTGRHRCFAKRANLCKLIAIAGAIATTVLATAVSSLELLCSHPDDFFYTVPGTRCSSYYRCYDNQAIRFGCADGAKFDFQQQRCIRTEGTCYEPVCTGKTNGAYADASQACKRSYQCQGGSLIAMDNCPAGLVFDGTRCSPQREVVCENPAMSSSALHYETDSRCYGLSDGQHVVQDGTDCRRYLVCSDGEVQDVLECPPGYGFDERTRRCTMHSGGAARDRCNPSGADQSLQTLDNSCSFLPDGLHLAVTSRDCRTYVRCLARRQISRSDCPQMTVFNGQQCVPSFLYHCPRLDPPGDICQYRHDGYYVDPRRGCGFYVRCQGERTVEQYSCPRGLYFDETSNECRENEDSNGTCHRTPYSVDCAHRAAGYYQDFTVTPSVPIACGAYFHCHNGAKTSLRCADRYVFDGENCVPEATYQCPVADADSCRGKPNGYHKDTKAGCRAYHLCTDGHKISYLCGPGQIYADGGCTVRGQGQDAECDDDSVCAGRPDAFYADRGSQCREYYYCQRGEKLQTLTCRGSKVFDGRSCVAQGKFSCPPLDDVDAAASENCITRNCHEPMCARGGFFADYDTGCERYFFCIDGKQSTLACSADYVFNGEICVPRGSYYCPRYCIPPDAC; from the exons CTGTTTCGTCGCTGGAGCTGCTGTGTTCGCATCCCGATGACTTCTTCTACACGGTTCCTGGTACACGGTGCAGCTCCTACTATCGCTGCTACGACAATCAGGCGATCCGTTTCGGTTGTGCCGATGGGGCAAAGTTTgacttccagcagcagcggtgtaTCCGCACCGAAG GAACCTGCTACGAACCGGTGTGCACCGGTAAGACGAACGGTGCGTATGCTGACGCATCACAGGCCTGCAAACGATCGTACCAATGTCAGGGCGGTTCGCTCATCGCGATGGATAACTGTCCAGCGGGGTTGGTGTTCGACGGTACCCGATGCAGCCCCCAGCGAGAGGTTGTTTGTGAAAATCCTGCCATGTCCAGTAGTGCTCTCCATTACGAAACCGATTCGCGATGTTACGGACTGTCCGACGGGCAGCATGTGGTGCAGGATGGAACCGACTGTCGGCGGTATCTGGTGTGTAGCGACGGTGAAGTCCAGGACGTCCTTGAGTGCCCACCAGGATATGGGTTCGATGAACGAACTAGGCGCTGTACGATGCATAGTGGTGGAGCGGCGCGTGACAGGTGCAATCCGTCGGGCGCAGATCAGTCGCTTCAGACTCTCGATAACTCGTGCAGCTTTCTGCCCGATGGACTGCATCTGGCGGTAACTTCACGTGACTGCCGCACGTATGTGAGGTGCCTGGCACGCCGGCAGATCAGCCGTTCCGACTGTCCACAGATGACGGTGTTCAATGGGCAGCAGTGCGTGCCAAGCTTCCTGTATCACTGTCCTCGGCTGGACCCGCCGGGAGACATCTGTCAGTATCGACACGACGGTTACTACGTAGACCCACGTCGAGGATGCGGCTTTTACGTGCGGTGTCAGGGCGAGCGCACTGTCGAGCAATACTCCTGTCCACGGGGGCTCTACTTTGACGAGACCAGCAACGAGTGCCGGGAGAATGAGGACAGCAACGGTACCTGCCACCGGACACCGTACTCGGTCGATTGTGCTCACCGTGCGGCCGGATACTATCAGGACTTTACGGTCACGCCCAGTGTACCGATCGCTTGCGGTGCCTACTTTCACTGCCACAACGGTGCCAAAACGAGTTTGCGGTGTGCCGACAGGTACGTTTTCGATGGCGAAAACTGTGTACCGGAGGCGACCTACCAGTGCCCGGTGGCGGACGCCGACTCTTGCCGAGGCAAACCGAACGGGTACCACAAGGATACGAAAGCTGGCTGCCGGGCGTATCACCTGTGCACGGACGGCCACAAAATATCGTACCTCTGTGGCCCGGGGCAGATCTACGCGGACGGTGGCTGTACTGTGCGAGGGCAAGGGCAGGATGCGGAGTGCGACGATGATTCGGTTTGTGCCGGTCGGCCCGACGCCTTTTACGCGGACCGTGGCTCCCAGTGCCGAGAGTACTATTACTGCCAACGGGGCGAGAAACTCCAAACGCTTACGTGCCGGGGAAGCAAGGTGTTCGATGGCCGGAGCTGTGTGGCGCAGGGCAAATTCTCGTGCCCTCCGCTGGATGATGTCGATGCAGCCGCCAGCGAGAACTGCATCACGCGAAACTGCCACGAACCGATGTGCGCCCGGGGAGGCTTCTTTGCCGATTACGACACGGGCTGCGAGCGGTACTTCTTCTGCATCGATGGCAAGCAGAGTACACTCGCCTGTTCCGCCGACTATGTGTTCAACGGAGAGATCTGTGTGCCGAGGGGCAGCTACTACTGCCCTCGATATTGCATTCCACCAGACGCTTGCTAA